One genomic window of Moorella glycerini includes the following:
- a CDS encoding potassium channel family protein: MKQFAVIGLGRFGSSVARTLARLGHQVIAIDSDEAKVEALMNEVTTAIQADARDEEALKAAGIRNVDVAIVAIGENVEANILVTLIVKEMGIKCVVAKALNDLHGKVLAKIGADKVVFPERDMGVRVAHTLASGNVLEHIDLSPEYSIVEIVAPTRVAGKTLGQLNLRAQHGVSVMAIKRNDKILAAPGADDVVEEGDIMVLVGRNKALERLQES; this comes from the coding sequence GTGAAACAGTTTGCCGTTATTGGCCTGGGCCGTTTCGGCTCCAGCGTCGCCCGCACCCTGGCCCGCCTGGGCCACCAGGTAATCGCCATTGATAGTGATGAGGCCAAGGTGGAAGCCCTCATGAACGAGGTCACTACAGCTATCCAGGCCGATGCCCGCGATGAGGAAGCACTGAAGGCGGCGGGCATTCGCAATGTAGACGTGGCCATTGTCGCCATCGGGGAAAATGTCGAGGCCAACATCCTGGTCACTTTAATCGTCAAGGAAATGGGCATCAAGTGCGTGGTAGCCAAAGCCCTGAACGACCTGCACGGGAAAGTCCTGGCGAAAATCGGTGCCGACAAAGTCGTTTTCCCGGAGCGGGATATGGGGGTCAGGGTGGCCCACACCCTTGCTTCCGGCAACGTGCTGGAGCACATCGACCTCTCGCCGGAGTACAGCATCGTGGAGATTGTGGCCCCGACCAGGGTGGCGGGTAAGACCCTGGGGCAGCTGAATTTACGTGCGCAGCACGGTGTCAGCGTTATGGCCATCAAACGCAACGATAAAATCCTGGCCGCACCTGGTGCCGACGATGTGGTGGAAGAAGGTGACATCATGGTACTGGTAGGCCGGAACAAGGCCCTGGAAAGGTTGCAGGAAAGCTAA
- the rplT gene encoding 50S ribosomal protein L20 → MARVKRGVTKHQRHKKVLKLAKGYFGAKSKLFRPANEQVLKSLAYAYAHRRQRKGDFRKLWIARINAAARMQGLTYSRLINGLKKAGVEVNRKMLADMAVNDVAGFSRLVNMAKEKLGLGA, encoded by the coding sequence ATGGCCCGTGTGAAACGTGGTGTGACCAAGCACCAGCGCCATAAAAAGGTCTTGAAGCTGGCCAAGGGCTACTTTGGCGCCAAGTCCAAATTATTCCGCCCGGCCAACGAACAGGTGTTGAAATCCCTGGCCTATGCTTACGCCCACCGGCGGCAGCGCAAAGGCGACTTCAGGAAGCTCTGGATTGCTCGCATTAATGCCGCAGCCAGGATGCAGGGCCTTACTTACAGCCGCTTGATTAACGGCTTGAAAAAGGCCGGTGTGGAAGTTAACCGCAAGATGCTGGCCGACATGGCGGTGAACGACGTGGCAGGTTTCAGCCGCCTGGTAAATATGGCGAAAGAAAAGCTAGGCCTCGGCGCCTGA
- a CDS encoding GGDEF domain-containing protein: MLAEAFYDTYRNYLERYVCEGGAEGVLLEAYQDLTANLDDYYVQAANILDIHTRALREVMGIRRDSDAVQWIYIDRATEFLAQILVVIDTFLLQLKDRIEHDPLTGLYNRIAMYPILNHLLKEAQEKGIPLVVAMLDLDDFKAVNDQFGHHAGDEVLRAAAFIIKKALRAADKVIRYGGEEFLVILPGTNLEKALIALERIRTQIASQQMVPGQDEVVVTISIGAVEYPESGPADLNDLIAKADRAMYLAKRQGKNKVVALT; this comes from the coding sequence TTGCTTGCAGAAGCGTTTTACGATACCTACAGGAACTATTTAGAACGATACGTGTGTGAGGGTGGAGCAGAGGGTGTTCTGCTGGAGGCCTACCAGGATTTGACCGCCAACCTGGATGATTATTATGTGCAGGCAGCCAACATCCTCGATATCCACACCCGTGCCCTGAGGGAAGTGATGGGCATCAGGCGGGATAGCGATGCCGTCCAGTGGATATATATTGACCGGGCTACTGAATTCCTGGCGCAAATCCTGGTAGTTATCGACACTTTTCTTCTCCAGCTAAAAGACCGCATTGAACATGACCCCCTGACAGGATTATACAACAGGATCGCCATGTATCCCATCCTCAACCACTTGCTCAAAGAAGCGCAGGAAAAAGGAATACCGCTGGTCGTCGCCATGCTGGACCTGGATGATTTTAAGGCAGTAAATGACCAGTTCGGCCATCACGCAGGGGATGAGGTTTTACGCGCCGCAGCTTTTATCATTAAGAAAGCGCTCCGCGCGGCAGATAAAGTAATACGGTACGGCGGGGAGGAGTTTTTAGTCATACTTCCCGGTACAAACCTGGAAAAAGCTCTGATAGCCCTGGAGCGCATAAGAACCCAGATCGCCAGCCAGCAAATGGTACCAGGCCAGGATGAAGTGGTTGTAACTATTAGTATCGGTGCGGTAGAGTATCCAGAGAGCGGGCCTGCCGATTTAAACGATTTAATAGCAAAGGCTGACAGGGCTATGTACCTGGCAAAACGCCAGGGCAAGAACAAGGTGGTTGCCTTGACCTGA
- the infC gene encoding translation initiation factor IF-3, with product MRVNGEIRTREVRLVGVDGQQLGIMPTRDALRIAQEQGLDLVEVAPTARPPVCRIMDFGKYKYEQSKREREARKKQRIINIKEVKLRPNIEEHDFQVKARNAIRFLGDGDKVKVTIMFRGREIAHTDLGLKLCQRLADQVADLASIEKPPKVEGRNMVMILAPKA from the coding sequence TTGAGGGTCAATGGAGAAATCCGGACCCGGGAAGTGCGCCTGGTTGGCGTTGATGGGCAGCAACTGGGGATTATGCCGACTCGCGATGCCCTGCGCATTGCGCAGGAACAGGGCCTGGACCTGGTAGAAGTGGCCCCAACTGCGCGCCCGCCGGTTTGCCGCATTATGGATTTCGGCAAATATAAATATGAGCAGAGCAAGCGGGAGCGCGAGGCCAGGAAAAAGCAGCGCATAATAAACATTAAAGAGGTGAAGCTGCGGCCCAACATAGAAGAGCATGACTTCCAGGTCAAAGCGCGCAATGCCATCCGCTTTCTGGGGGATGGCGATAAGGTCAAGGTGACCATTATGTTCCGCGGCCGGGAGATTGCCCATACCGACCTCGGCTTGAAACTGTGCCAGCGCCTGGCCGACCAGGTGGCAGACCTTGCCTCCATTGAAAAACCGCCCAAAGTTGAGGGGCGCAATATGGTGATGATTCTGGCCCCCAAAGCTTAA
- a CDS encoding 4Fe-4S dicluster domain-containing protein: MAVKYAFLVDSSRCTGCRACEIACKNENKLPMGPRWRRLRSRETGKFPDLKVVNASISCNHCEDPACMRVCPAGAYTKRPDGLVIHDAEKCIGCRYCVMACPYGAPQFNEETGRVGKCRACLERLQQGLEPACVRICMYDALDFGDINDPNSNISQRIKKSGAMPVPGTSLFYIPPDGRAGELLPGEFQEPAAMHWWLNIIRPGGKIVFGAAAAAVAASLAMGAIKKEGGKDNEHR; encoded by the coding sequence ATGGCTGTTAAATATGCCTTTTTAGTGGATTCCTCACGCTGTACCGGTTGCCGGGCCTGCGAAATTGCCTGCAAGAATGAGAATAAACTCCCTATGGGGCCGCGCTGGCGCAGGTTACGTTCCAGGGAGACAGGTAAGTTTCCTGATTTAAAGGTGGTTAACGCCTCCATATCCTGTAACCATTGCGAGGATCCTGCCTGTATGCGGGTTTGTCCTGCCGGAGCGTACACCAAACGACCGGACGGCCTGGTTATACACGATGCTGAAAAATGTATTGGCTGCCGGTACTGTGTCATGGCCTGCCCATACGGTGCTCCCCAATTTAATGAAGAGACGGGCCGGGTGGGTAAATGCCGGGCCTGTCTGGAACGTTTGCAACAGGGGCTGGAGCCGGCCTGTGTGCGTATATGTATGTATGATGCCCTGGATTTCGGTGATATCAACGATCCCAACAGCAACATTTCCCAGCGTATTAAAAAGAGTGGCGCGATGCCAGTGCCGGGGACATCCCTATTCTATATTCCCCCTGATGGTAGAGCCGGAGAATTATTACCGGGGGAATTCCAGGAACCGGCGGCCATGCACTGGTGGCTGAACATTATCCGTCCGGGAGGTAAAATCGTCTTCGGAGCGGCAGCGGCAGCGGTGGCCGCCAGTCTGGCTATGGGCGCAATAAAAAAGGAAGGGGGAAAAGATAATGAGCATAGGTAA
- a CDS encoding anti-sigma regulatory factor produces the protein MLYKNEHENVDIDRVFNSPAEEYDVFIRIAREEDIAVARQMAKQLAQEAGFSLADITKIATAVSELARNIYRYAGQGRIMIKKLLNEREGPYLEVIASDRGPGIAEIELVMTKGYTTYERSLGIGLSGVKRLMDSFAIYSEVGKGTVVIAGKRRRKF, from the coding sequence GTGCTTTACAAAAATGAGCATGAAAATGTTGATATCGACAGGGTCTTTAACAGCCCGGCGGAAGAGTATGACGTGTTTATCCGTATCGCCAGGGAGGAAGATATTGCCGTAGCCCGGCAAATGGCCAAACAGCTGGCCCAGGAGGCCGGGTTTTCCCTGGCCGATATTACAAAGATAGCCACGGCCGTTTCCGAACTGGCGCGCAATATCTACCGCTATGCCGGGCAGGGCCGGATTATGATCAAAAAACTGCTGAATGAAAGGGAGGGACCGTATTTAGAAGTAATAGCCTCCGACCGTGGACCGGGTATTGCAGAAATTGAGCTGGTCATGACTAAAGGCTACACTACATATGAACGCAGCCTGGGTATAGGCCTTTCGGGGGTAAAACGCCTCATGGATTCTTTTGCCATATATTCAGAAGTGGGCAAGGGGACGGTAGTCATTGCCGGCAAGAGGAGGCGTAAATTTTGA
- a CDS encoding slipin family protein, whose product MAAIQNQEPWQPEPSRSATLIIPALFFVAVMLITILLTYPHPSLGQLAAGLVVAWLVTSSVHVVLEWERAVILRWGKFHRVAGPGLCFTIPIIDSLAVRIDQRMMATPFMAEQTLTMDAVPVNVDAVLFWMVWDPRKAAMEVENYAEAVSWAAQTALRDVIGRTTLATMLAEREKLDEDLRGIIDRKTEPWGVSVVSVEIRDVIIPQELQDAMSREAQAERERRARIILSGAEKEISDLFLQAAQTYKGDPLAIQLRAMNLIYESVKEKGSLILMPTSLVDCASALAQGSMTAQKKAEEGEPPEEKIN is encoded by the coding sequence GTGGCTGCTATCCAGAACCAGGAGCCATGGCAACCCGAGCCTTCCCGCAGTGCTACGCTGATTATTCCGGCATTGTTCTTTGTTGCAGTTATGCTTATAACTATTCTCCTGACTTATCCCCACCCTTCCCTGGGCCAGCTGGCTGCAGGCTTGGTCGTTGCCTGGCTTGTCACCTCATCGGTGCATGTAGTTTTAGAATGGGAGAGGGCGGTAATCCTGCGGTGGGGGAAGTTCCATCGTGTTGCCGGGCCGGGTTTGTGCTTTACCATACCCATAATCGATTCCCTGGCCGTCCGCATTGACCAGCGGATGATGGCCACGCCCTTTATGGCGGAGCAGACTTTAACCATGGACGCCGTGCCGGTCAATGTTGATGCCGTCCTTTTCTGGATGGTCTGGGACCCCCGCAAAGCAGCCATGGAAGTAGAGAATTATGCTGAGGCTGTATCCTGGGCCGCCCAGACGGCCCTGCGGGACGTCATTGGCAGGACTACCCTGGCAACCATGCTGGCCGAGAGGGAAAAGCTGGATGAAGATCTCCGGGGAATAATCGACCGCAAGACCGAACCCTGGGGGGTATCGGTAGTTTCAGTGGAAATCCGGGATGTGATTATCCCCCAGGAACTCCAGGATGCCATGTCCCGGGAAGCCCAGGCGGAAAGGGAGCGGCGCGCCCGCATTATTTTAAGCGGGGCGGAAAAGGAGATTTCTGATTTGTTTCTCCAGGCGGCCCAAACTTACAAGGGTGACCCCCTGGCCATACAACTGCGGGCTATGAACCTGATTTACGAGAGCGTCAAGGAAAAAGGTTCTTTAATCTTGATGCCCACCTCGCTGGTTGATTGTGCCAGCGCCCTGGCTCAAGGGAGCATGACGGCGCAAAAGAAAGCTGAGGAAGGGGAACCGCCGGAGGAAAAAATCAATTAG
- a CDS encoding TrmH family RNA methyltransferase: MELITSAANRYVKLARSLKERSWREKKGLYLIEGIHLLEEARQAGIPLEAVLYSPRIFVTPRGERLVAGLQGAGYRCLAVAEDLMTAISTTVTPPGIVAVAPIREQPLAALLAAAPPSPPPLLIIAAAIQDPGNLGTIWRTALGAGATGLILTRGSVDPFNPKVVRAAMGATFKLPVVSGVEPAVLARELRAAGLKLVVADVGAPLVFWQADLRGPLALAVGSENQGPGPELRAAATARVGIPLVGAVESLNAAVAAALLLYEALRQRQNFCR; this comes from the coding sequence GTGGAATTAATCACTTCGGCAGCCAACCGCTATGTGAAGCTGGCCCGCTCCTTAAAGGAGCGTTCCTGGCGGGAGAAAAAGGGCCTTTATCTTATCGAGGGCATCCACCTGCTGGAGGAAGCCCGGCAGGCCGGGATACCCCTGGAAGCAGTTTTATACAGCCCCCGGATTTTTGTCACCCCCCGGGGGGAGCGCCTGGTAGCCGGCCTGCAGGGGGCGGGCTACCGCTGCCTGGCGGTGGCGGAAGATTTGATGACGGCTATCAGCACCACCGTCACGCCGCCGGGGATTGTGGCCGTCGCCCCTATCCGGGAGCAACCCCTGGCCGCCCTCCTGGCGGCGGCACCGCCTTCCCCCCCTCCCTTGCTTATAATTGCCGCCGCCATCCAGGACCCGGGCAACCTGGGTACCATCTGGCGCACGGCCCTGGGAGCCGGGGCCACGGGACTGATATTAACCCGTGGCAGCGTTGACCCCTTTAACCCCAAGGTAGTCCGGGCGGCCATGGGCGCTACTTTTAAGCTGCCGGTGGTTAGCGGCGTGGAGCCGGCCGTTCTGGCCCGGGAGCTCAGGGCGGCCGGGTTAAAGCTGGTGGTGGCCGACGTCGGCGCCCCGTTAGTTTTCTGGCAGGCGGATCTGCGCGGCCCCCTGGCCCTGGCTGTGGGCAGCGAGAACCAGGGGCCGGGGCCGGAACTGCGTGCGGCAGCTACCGCCCGCGTGGGCATCCCCCTGGTGGGAGCGGTGGAGTCCTTGAACGCCGCGGTAGCGGCGGCCCTCCTCCTCTACGAAGCCCTGCGCCAGCGGCAGAATTTTTGCCGTTGA
- a CDS encoding GntR family transcriptional regulator — translation MAIAIDWDSGIPLWLQVKQGLLRQILAGVYKPGDQLPTVRQLAVELSINYNTVNRAYMELEREGFIVSRKGKGTFVAELGTVNKQTELNIVEEIIDAFLEKIIAAGVSPDAIIDLLQKRLKKIKTKI, via the coding sequence ATGGCCATCGCAATTGATTGGGATAGCGGTATCCCCCTGTGGTTACAGGTCAAACAGGGTTTGTTGCGGCAAATTCTGGCCGGTGTCTACAAACCCGGCGACCAGTTGCCTACAGTAAGGCAACTGGCGGTAGAGCTATCCATTAACTATAATACTGTCAACCGGGCCTACATGGAGCTGGAACGAGAAGGCTTCATAGTCAGCCGGAAGGGCAAGGGTACTTTTGTCGCCGAACTGGGTACGGTCAACAAACAAACGGAGTTGAATATTGTCGAGGAAATTATCGATGCCTTCCTGGAAAAAATAATTGCCGCCGGTGTAAGCCCGGATGCCATTATCGACCTGTTGCAGAAGCGTCTGAAGAAAATAAAAACCAAAATTTAA
- a CDS encoding molybdopterin-containing oxidoreductase family protein: MGNYRLSRRTFLKWSTTLGATLGVTSGLEKLTIPTSALAGVTETKEQVATGTLPYGADRIVKCRCGCGDVCGVHHIADVYVKDQQIVWYGGAKEGWNKGGLCPRGASGLQIIYSPDRLKYPMKRVGERGSGKWERISWEEALDIISDKIVAAIKGPGPHTVAVCQGHNMTSTTGAVRARLAAIYGFDSFEGPHPCWNNLRFGAWATLGDYNHLKEEDFHYSKLIVIWGHNPAIAMPTEWRDGMYRAKQEFGAKIVVIDPRFTETAEKADMYIPIRPGTDAALALGLANVIINEGLYDREFVEKYTVGFEEYKELAQKYPPEEVEKITWAPADKIRELARMYATIKPAVLEVGRGVNYTADNSGWLGPRGITCLIGLTGQVGVRGAGYSVEASLTTPSNSGFIDFPFASLTKGAPTLVPRTKGVKYAAGSAARAIERLYYRKPYGYEVLLVFGTNILAKSPATNVLKEAMMQIPFIVVEDRFINTTGNIADILLPTSTWVEQAILYAEYSHLVCTPPAIKPMFESKPSFLIYAELSDKLCQKLRISQPPETYFPWRKDEDLINALLASKDLPMGGYPALNYQYVIKHPEGIRGARPYNQEGYVWFRQDGDPNKPLVFPTPSGKIELKAQQLEDKWGLPALPVHEEPFESPFSTPDVFKEYPLIGHSRVHRHWGFLQYNLISDGGYASPFIREAFPTAKEPTLELNPAKARELGLKEGDLAWVESRYGKIKARVIFSERIPPELVVTPYHWGNIQNVITPPRWSLFEGAGYNTVGPYGTPSRFIDVSGQSMYAGFLCKVYKA, from the coding sequence ATGGGAAATTACCGCTTATCTAGAAGGACGTTTCTCAAATGGAGCACCACTCTGGGTGCTACCTTGGGCGTAACCTCGGGGTTGGAAAAGCTAACTATTCCCACCAGCGCGTTGGCCGGGGTAACGGAAACTAAAGAGCAGGTTGCCACGGGAACCCTCCCTTATGGGGCGGACAGGATTGTCAAGTGCCGCTGCGGTTGCGGGGATGTGTGTGGTGTCCATCATATTGCAGATGTGTATGTTAAAGACCAGCAAATTGTCTGGTATGGAGGGGCTAAGGAAGGATGGAACAAAGGAGGCCTCTGTCCTCGCGGGGCCTCGGGCCTGCAAATAATCTATTCGCCTGACCGCTTGAAATATCCTATGAAGCGAGTAGGTGAACGGGGATCAGGCAAATGGGAGCGTATATCCTGGGAAGAAGCCCTTGATATTATAAGCGACAAGATTGTGGCAGCCATTAAAGGACCCGGCCCCCACACCGTAGCTGTATGCCAGGGGCATAACATGACCAGCACCACCGGGGCAGTCCGGGCCAGGCTCGCCGCCATATATGGTTTTGATTCCTTCGAGGGGCCGCATCCCTGCTGGAATAACTTGCGTTTTGGCGCCTGGGCTACCCTGGGTGATTATAACCATTTGAAAGAGGAGGACTTTCATTACTCAAAATTGATTGTCATCTGGGGGCATAATCCTGCTATAGCTATGCCTACCGAATGGCGGGACGGGATGTACCGGGCTAAACAGGAATTTGGCGCCAAAATTGTAGTAATTGATCCCCGCTTTACCGAAACGGCAGAAAAGGCGGATATGTATATTCCCATCCGCCCGGGTACGGATGCTGCCCTGGCTTTGGGTTTGGCTAACGTTATTATTAATGAAGGTCTGTATGACCGCGAGTTTGTGGAAAAGTATACGGTAGGCTTTGAAGAATATAAAGAACTGGCCCAGAAATATCCACCAGAAGAGGTAGAAAAGATTACCTGGGCACCGGCTGATAAAATTCGGGAACTGGCGCGAATGTATGCCACTATTAAACCCGCGGTGCTGGAGGTAGGCCGAGGGGTTAATTATACTGCCGATAATTCCGGCTGGCTGGGTCCCCGGGGGATAACTTGTCTTATTGGTCTTACTGGACAGGTAGGAGTAAGGGGGGCCGGTTACAGCGTGGAAGCCTCCCTGACCACACCATCAAATTCGGGTTTCATCGATTTCCCCTTTGCTTCCTTAACTAAAGGTGCGCCTACACTTGTCCCCCGCACCAAAGGTGTCAAATACGCTGCCGGCAGCGCTGCGCGGGCCATTGAACGCCTGTATTACCGCAAGCCTTATGGTTACGAGGTGCTTCTGGTATTTGGCACCAATATCCTGGCCAAATCCCCGGCGACTAACGTTCTTAAAGAGGCCATGATGCAAATTCCCTTTATCGTGGTGGAGGACAGGTTCATCAATACTACCGGTAATATTGCCGACATTCTCTTACCTACTTCCACCTGGGTGGAACAGGCTATATTGTATGCCGAATACTCACACCTGGTGTGTACCCCGCCGGCCATTAAGCCCATGTTTGAATCTAAACCCTCGTTCCTTATCTACGCCGAGTTAAGCGATAAATTATGTCAAAAACTTAGAATATCCCAGCCGCCGGAAACATATTTCCCCTGGAGGAAAGACGAGGATCTCATCAATGCCCTGCTGGCCTCCAAAGACCTACCCATGGGCGGCTATCCGGCTCTTAATTACCAGTACGTCATCAAGCATCCCGAAGGCATCCGCGGGGCCAGGCCGTATAACCAGGAGGGTTATGTATGGTTCCGCCAGGACGGTGATCCCAATAAGCCTCTGGTATTCCCGACTCCTTCCGGTAAAATCGAACTCAAGGCCCAGCAACTGGAGGATAAATGGGGTTTACCGGCCCTGCCTGTACATGAGGAGCCCTTTGAAAGTCCGTTTAGTACCCCCGATGTTTTCAAAGAGTACCCATTAATCGGTCACAGTCGGGTCCACCGCCATTGGGGTTTTCTGCAATACAACTTGATTTCTGATGGGGGTTATGCTTCGCCCTTTATTCGTGAGGCTTTCCCTACCGCCAAGGAACCAACGCTTGAACTCAATCCTGCCAAAGCCAGGGAACTGGGCCTTAAAGAAGGTGACCTGGCGTGGGTAGAATCACGTTATGGGAAGATCAAAGCCAGGGTAATCTTCAGTGAACGCATTCCGCCCGAGCTGGTCGTAACCCCTTATCACTGGGGCAACATCCAGAACGTCATCACGCCGCCCAGGTGGTCCCTCTTTGAAGGAGCTGGCTATAATACTGTTGGGCCTTACGGAACCCCCTCCAGATTTATTGATGTAAGCGGCCAGTCTATGTACGCCGGTTTTCTCTGCAAGGTTTATAAAGCTTAG
- a CDS encoding formate dehydrogenase subunit gamma, protein MSIGKGDNQHAPVNGSLIARFTLAERLGHWSHAVSFVLLLFTGSGLAFYSFSRLLGPEGLRLFRTIHHIMAYPFTFLTVLILIAGAPGPVIQWLKECLRWSREDFAFIQAFPREFFLLPVKLPPQGKYNAGQKVNSLLCIAGSLLMIVTGWMMLLPDRFTLATLAWAHALHSGGALVLGGVILGHAYLGLLHPHSRESIKGMLTGKVSAGFAASHHAKWYQRPGV, encoded by the coding sequence ATGAGCATAGGTAAAGGTGATAATCAGCATGCCCCAGTGAATGGCTCTTTAATTGCACGTTTTACCCTGGCCGAGCGCCTGGGTCACTGGAGTCATGCCGTATCCTTTGTCCTGCTTTTGTTCACCGGTTCCGGCCTGGCCTTTTACAGCTTTTCCCGTTTGCTGGGACCCGAAGGACTGCGTTTATTCCGTACCATTCATCATATCATGGCTTACCCCTTCACCTTTCTAACGGTCTTGATTTTGATTGCCGGCGCACCGGGGCCGGTAATCCAGTGGTTAAAGGAATGTTTGCGCTGGAGCCGGGAGGATTTTGCCTTTATCCAGGCCTTCCCGCGGGAGTTTTTCCTCCTGCCGGTAAAACTGCCGCCACAGGGCAAGTATAACGCCGGCCAGAAAGTCAACTCCCTCCTGTGCATTGCCGGTAGCCTTCTAATGATCGTCACCGGCTGGATGATGCTCTTACCGGATAGATTTACCCTGGCTACCCTGGCCTGGGCTCACGCCCTCCATTCCGGTGGCGCCCTGGTCCTGGGCGGGGTGATTTTGGGCCACGCTTACCTCGGCCTGCTCCACCCTCATTCCAGGGAAAGTATTAAAGGTATGCTGACCGGTAAAGTATCGGCCGGTTTTGCTGCCAGCCACCACGCAAAATGGTACCAGCGTCCGGGGGTATAG
- the rpmI gene encoding 50S ribosomal protein L35 — protein sequence MPKMKTHRGAAKRFRVTASGKVKRARAYKSHLLAGKAPKRKRRLRQPALIDKTDRRRIARLLPYQA from the coding sequence ATGCCCAAAATGAAAACCCACCGCGGCGCGGCCAAGAGGTTCCGCGTCACAGCCTCGGGAAAAGTAAAACGAGCCAGGGCTTATAAAAGCCACCTGCTGGCGGGAAAAGCCCCCAAGCGCAAGAGGCGTTTGCGCCAGCCTGCCTTAATTGATAAAACCGATCGCAGGCGTATTGCCCGGCTTTTGCCTTATCAGGCTTAG
- a CDS encoding TrkH family potassium uptake protein, giving the protein MVIATGTLLLALPVASETGQPVKIVDALFTATSATCVTGLITVDTPTTYSLFGEIVIMALIQTGGLGFMTLSTLVALLLGKRITLKERLVMQEALNQLTVEGVVRLSRYVLFFTFLTEGLGALLLGLRFSRDMPPGQAFYFGVFHAVSAFCNAGFSLFSANLMDYRGDLLVNLVITALIILGGLGFSVVADVYTKRSWQRLSLHSKIVIRTTMWLIIIGTLMFLALEYTNSKSLAPLPLGEKVLASYFQAVTPRTAGFNTLNIGDLRPVTLLLIIILMFIGASPGSTGGGIKTSTFTTIAVAVWSIIQGKCDIEIFGRRLPRGTVLKALAVASVSLLLVVTVTGIMLVTEQEEMEIILFEVVSAFGTVGLSAGLTPQLTVAGKLLITATMYSGRVGPLTLAFAIAQRLGRQGIKHYPEEGVIIG; this is encoded by the coding sequence ATGGTCATTGCTACCGGCACCTTGCTCCTGGCATTGCCCGTTGCCAGCGAGACAGGACAACCGGTAAAGATAGTGGATGCCCTGTTTACGGCCACGTCAGCTACCTGCGTTACCGGCCTTATCACTGTGGACACACCAACTACCTACTCTTTGTTTGGTGAAATTGTGATTATGGCCTTAATTCAAACAGGTGGCCTGGGATTTATGACCCTCTCCACCCTGGTGGCCCTGCTGCTAGGGAAACGCATCACCCTCAAGGAAAGGCTGGTCATGCAGGAAGCCCTGAACCAGTTGACGGTAGAAGGGGTCGTGCGCCTGAGCAGGTACGTCCTGTTCTTTACTTTTCTTACCGAAGGCCTGGGGGCGCTTCTCCTGGGCCTGCGCTTCAGCAGGGACATGCCCCCGGGGCAGGCCTTTTATTTCGGCGTCTTCCATGCCGTATCCGCTTTTTGCAACGCCGGGTTCTCCCTGTTTTCCGCCAACCTGATGGATTACCGGGGCGACCTGCTGGTCAACCTGGTCATTACCGCCCTTATTATACTGGGCGGCCTGGGCTTCAGCGTTGTCGCCGATGTTTACACCAAACGTTCCTGGCAGCGGCTCTCCCTGCACAGCAAAATTGTCATCCGCACCACCATGTGGCTGATTATCATCGGTACGCTAATGTTTCTGGCCCTGGAGTATACCAACAGCAAGAGCCTGGCACCGTTACCCCTGGGAGAAAAGGTCCTGGCCTCTTATTTCCAGGCCGTCACGCCCCGTACGGCCGGGTTTAATACCTTGAATATCGGCGACCTGCGACCGGTGACCCTGCTCTTGATCATTATTCTCATGTTTATCGGCGCTTCACCCGGGTCCACCGGCGGCGGCATCAAAACTTCTACTTTCACGACCATTGCCGTGGCGGTGTGGTCGATCATCCAGGGCAAGTGCGATATTGAAATCTTTGGCCGGCGCCTGCCCCGGGGCACGGTCCTCAAGGCCCTGGCCGTGGCGTCGGTATCCCTGCTGCTGGTAGTCACCGTGACCGGTATTATGCTGGTCACCGAACAGGAGGAAATGGAAATAATACTTTTCGAGGTAGTTTCCGCCTTTGGCACGGTAGGCCTGTCGGCGGGCCTGACGCCCCAGCTAACGGTAGCTGGCAAGCTGCTGATCACCGCTACTATGTATTCCGGCCGCGTAGGGCCCCTTACCCTGGCTTTTGCCATCGCCCAGCGCCTGGGCCGCCAGGGCATAAAACATTATCCCGAAGAAGGTGTCATTATTGGCTAA